TAAACCTACCCGTGTTGTTTATTGTCTTCACTCATACCGCCTCCAATTGCTCCGGCCCGTAGTAGCCAGCGCTGACAAAATGCATCTGACCCAGGCGCTTCATCACCTCGGCCGGCGAGATGTCCACCGACACGAAGTTGACCGCCTGGAAGTTTCCGCACATGGCACCAGCGATGCCGATCTGGCCTGCGCGGTTCGGGCAGTTGGTGACGCGCACCGGCCGCCCGGATGGAAAATTGGTCATAGGCTGCTCCAAAGAAATAGGCCGCTCATTGGCGGCCTTTTGCCTATTTCGGTTACGATCAAACTTGGGATGCTGCAATTGGATGGCATCGAACAAACCTATCGAGGTTCTAATGGCGGTTAAAACAGAATACATTTTTTCGACAACCAACCCGGCCAACCGGGGAAAAGTGGTTGTTGTCCGATATGCTGAATACGCCGATGTGGTAATCAGGACCGCTGGACAATCTAACGCTGGCGATTTGGACGGGTTTCGTGCGATTGGTGTTACCAACCATAGTCACAATTTTTCCAATGAAGAGCTCGCTAAAATCGCAATAACGCAAGCCATTCATGGCGGGTACTTGCAGCAAGACCCCGAGTTGCCGAGTGGATATAGTGTTCTGAATACAGAAATTTCGAGTGCTAGCGATATCTATCTGGAGCTCAGCGATCAGTAATCGGCCCTGTTGATGTCGCGCATCTCACGCACAAACTGGTGAATGTTCCGGCGCTTCGTCGTTCGCGCCATTCGCGCTTGCCGCTTTGCCTTCACTTCGGAATCGGCATCACGCGTGGCGCGGTCGCGGATCAGCTCTGCGGCTTTGGTGGGTGGGAGTTTCATGCGGCCACCAACAGGTCAGAGCCATCAAACTCATGCGCTGGCGCGCAGCGCAGGCCCAGTGAGGCCGCGATGTACCGTTCCAGCGAAGCGCCTCGCGAATGCTGCCAGCCAGGCAGCAGGGCAATTGCATCGCACGTCACCAGCTGCGCGATATCGGCACGCATGCAGTCCGTCCATGCGTCGGCTGGGTCAGGGTTGATTTCGGCCGGGTTGATTGCGACGTAACCAAGCGAGCGTAGCCGAGTTGCTTCGGCGTGGAAGGCGGGAAAATTCAGATCGGCCAGCCCGGTCATGGGGCCAGCTACATAAATACGTTTCATTGGATTTACTCGCAAAGGCCGTAAATTGAAGAGCACAGCGGGCCGTCATCCAGCACGCGGAAGGCGTCGAACTGCTTGCCGCCGCGACTGGTCTGCGCCCACTCCACAAATTTGTGGACGTTGGCCTGATCCAAGACGCTGCTGTCGTTGTCCGTGATACCAAGATTGGCGGCAGCGAAGAACGTCGAGCTGCCGCGCTTGCTGGCCTGCGAGACGATCTGCTCCCACTCGGCAATACGTGAAATTTCTTCGGGGAACCGCTTGCTGATGGCCAGCAGCTCATCCTTGCGGCAGTTGATGCAGGGCATGCAGCCGACGCGGCCCATGCCTTGCTCGTACAGAGGGTTGTGTTCGACGCCGTGCTTGCGGTGCATGGCAAAGCACTCGTCGGCAGTCCAGCGCAGGATCGGGCGGACGTTCCAAAGCTCGCCACCGGCACCGCTCTTGCGGACGAATTCCAGTTCGGTCAGCAACGCACGGCGCGGTGATTCATCGGCACGAACACCCTGCCATGACATCACGTCGTCGCCGGCATCCAGCAGCGGGTTTTGCACCTGCTTCTGGATCGGGTTGCGCTTGAGTTCTTCCGAACAGAATGCGGCCTGGCTGGAAGGGAACCGGCCTTTCCAGATACACAGGTCGAGAAACGGATTGCCGGTCGGTTGCAGGACGGCCAGTGCGCGCTGCACCTGGTCATCTGGCACGTCCATCGCGGGCCACTTCTCCGCGACAAACTTGCGCTTGCCTTCCATCTGCCGCGAAAAATCCGCCTTTACCCAGCGAATCGGAACCCCTGTCACTTCTGATAGGTAGCGCACGTAGTCATAGGTCTGGGGGTGCTCGTTGCCGGTGTCGGCAAAGACCGCTTGCAGGTTTTCTGGCTGGCGCTCAAGAGCGAGAAGTAGCAGCGCTGTGCTGTCCTTCCCGCCCGACACGCTGATGACGTTGTGCTCCATCTTGGCTCCAGAAATAGAAAAACCCGCCGAAGCCGGTTGTATGGGTTGATAGTGGTTAGCTGAAATGAAAAAAGCCCCGAGGCGTGATAGATTCACAGCCAAAATGGGGGCTATTAAATGAAGAAAATATGGGTTTCGCTTGATGCGATGGGAAGACTAGGGTTTTGGGCGATGCTAGTCGCGGCTTTATTGGTAGGGTTCCTGCTTGCATCATTACTGGTTAGCGGCGAAGCCTCCCAAACTATTGCTGCATGGGCGCAGTTTTTTGCCGCGTTGGTTGGTCTCTTCGCTGTCTTCGCGGTCGCTAGGTTTTCAGCGGATGAGAACAGAAAGCTCGTTATTCAGTTGCAGAACGAAAAAGAGCAGATAGCTGTAAAAAAAATCATGGCTTTTCACAATCTGATATCTCTTCAAGTTTTCTCAATCAAAACCTCCGTAAAGGGTATTGCGTCGCTATCAGCAGAGAATCGGAAAAATTGGAAGGAAACCTTCCAAGCGTACGCAAGTGGCCTTGAAGACTTCAAATGCCCAGACATGCCAGAGGCAGATTCAGCGGTCGCCTTGGTTGGGCTTAAAAATTGTGTAAGGACATTGATTTCCAATATGGAATTTGACATTCACTTTGATTTGGTTGGAGTGCATAAAAAATTCATTGATGACTTAGAATGGTCAAGTACGCATTTGATATATTTGAAGGATCAGTTTTCCCGTGCGATAGACGCCTGATTAGGCGGAGGGTGTTCTGCACTGAAACAGGTCCGCAGAAGCGAGTAGAGCAGGTTCAAGGGGGTTAGTAGCTGATCGCTACATGGCGCACTTTCTTGCAGGCGATGGCAATCACGGCCAACTTGGCATCATCGGCAGAAAGGCCTGCTGCAATGAAATCATCAAGCGCGGCGCTGTTGATTGCACCCTTGTGCTTCTTGTCAGCCTCGCGCGCCAGGCGCTCATCTTCAATCCGCTTGGCTTCAGCTTCTTGCTTGCGCTTCTCGTCTGCAATGGCCTGCTTACGGGCGTTTTCTTCACGCTCGGCTGAATCCTTGCGTTCTTGTTCGGCTCGCTCTTCTGCATCCCGGGCGCGCTGTTCTGCCTCGGCTTTCTCGCGTTCCGCCCGTTCCTGGGCCAGTTTGGCCTCAATCTCACGGCGCTGCGCCGCTTCCTGCTCGGCTTTGGCTTTGTCTTGCTCTTCTTGCCGGGCGCGGGCCGCTGATTCTTCTGCAATCTTGCGCTCACGCTCGATGCGTTCTTCATCGGCCTTGCGCAGGGCATCGGCGCGCTGGCGGTCAAACTCGGCATTCATCAGCAATGCAACTTCGTGATCGTGTCCGACCTTCAACGCCAAGGCCGCAGCTTCCTCGGCTGCTTTTCGCTCGGCCTCGATCCGGGATTGCTCGGCTTCCCAATCAGTCAGTGGTTTACGCACTTCATCGCGCAGGGCGTCACAGTTACCGACAAACTCGCGCAACTCAGCCTCAACAGGCTTGACCTGCTCTTTCAGAAATTTGAGGTATTCGCGGCCCGGTTGTTCAACAGCTACTTTGCTGCGCGATACCTGCGCCGCCAGTGAAGCGATCCTGGTGCGGCCCTTGGCGGTGCTCACGTCAGGCACTTCATTAACGCTGGCTTTGATGTGGTCAAAGTAGCGATCCAGCCCCTTGCCGGTGTAAACGGCAGGCGCGTTCTTGGCATCAATCTCAAGCGTCACTACTTCCATGGTTTCGCTCACGTCTCTCTCCAATTGAAAAACCCGGCGCGGGGCCGGGTCTGGTTATTCGGTGAATGTGTGCCGCTTGAACAGTGGATCGTGCCAGGCGCAACCGGAGAGGAATGGGATATCGTCCTCAAAGTCGTCGAAGTTGCGCGCTGGCCCCGGCTTGTTCTGCGGTCGGTTCGAATGCTGATTGGCAGCAGGCTTGTGGTTCTCATAGCCATCATCCGGGGGCGCTTGTTCGTCATGCTGCTCGCCACCCGCGCCACCACGGCCGGAGAGCATCTGCATCTGGTCAGCAATGATCTCGGTCGTGTAGCGATCAGCGCCGGTCTGCTTGTCCTGCCACTTTCGGGTTTGAATGCGGCCTTCAATGTAAACCGAGCTACCTTTTTTCAGGTACTGACCGGCGATCTCTGCCAGTCGCCGGTACATCGTGATGTTGTGCCACTCGGTTTTTTCCTGCTGCTGCCCCTGTTTGTCTTTCCAGCGGTCAGTGGTCGCAATACTGAAGTTGCAAACCGCATCACCGGCCGGTGTATAGCGCACCTCGGGGTCACGGCCGAGATTGCCGATCAACAGCACTTTGTTGAGGGAAGCCATCACGCAGCCTTCAAATTGAGTTGATGAACCGTAGCATTCAGGTCACTCAGAAACAGCCGGATTTCGCCCATCATTTCCGCGATGAATGCATCGTCGCGTTCAACACGAGTCTGGAAGTAAGCTAGCTCTTCCGGTAACCGGTCATCAAACGAAACAAAGTCGCACCATTGGCGCCCAGTGCAGGCCATTTGAGCCTGCATCTGGATCACGTATTCCTTTTTGATTTCGCCGGTGCGGATCGTTTCGATGTGGGTCCAGGTTTGTGGGCATTTGATTTCCAGTAGCCCATCGCTGCCAATCAGGCCATCTGGTGAAATGCCAAAGTCTTCCGGCAGTTCCGGGTGCACCACAAAGCCTTCTTCAAGGACCAGCTCGCCGCTGCGGAGCATGTAAATGGCCCGCGCTTCCGGTTCTTTCTCAGTGCCCCGCGCCATGGCGGCGTTGACGAATTTATCTTCGCGGCAGCCGGTCAAACGCTCGCAAAGCAGTTCGGCCATGTAGTTCTGGCGGCTGGCGGCATAGCCCTTGGCGGTGCGCGCCATGATGTCAGCCACGCGGCTGGCGGTAACCTTGCCCAAGCGGGCGGCAAACCATTCAGGTGAACGCTGCTCCATCACACTACCTCCTCAAAAGGGACATCAATTGGGGTGTTTGCCTTTTCGGCGATTGCTACCGCCTCGGCGCCCAGCTTTGCCATTTCATCCGTGCCGATAATTGCGCGTTCTTCCGGAGTCAAATTCCGGAAGTGGGTACGCAAGTTGTCGACATTGCCTTCCATGGCCAGATTGCGGGCCGCTTCCAGCAGAATGTCGCGGCGTGGGTCATCGGCTTTGCCGTTTGCTGCTTGTTTGCCAATGGCCTGCGGAGCAGGGGTGATATCGCGCTCGGCGATCCGTTCAGCTTCATCCTGGTCAAAGATGCCGCCATAGCCAAAGGCAAGCCGGGCGCACTGGATCATCGCCTTGTGACGCAGCATGCGTTTGGGATGGCTTTGCCAAGGACCCACGTTCGCCCGTTTGCATTCGCTCATCCATTCTGTGACCGATGTTGCGTGAGAACGATCCTTGCGAAATATCCGGCAGGTGCAACTTTCGCTGTCCTGGTCGAATTCAATGCCATCGAATTGTGGGTGGCCATTGATGATCCGCGACCAGCCATCCACGCCAACGACCGGAACGATGCCGTTGTTTTTGTCAGGAAAAGCGTATATTTCCTTGGTCCACGGATTCAGGCCGTACTGGTTCGCAACGACCAGTAGCGCGGTCATCTGCGCGTCGGAGACTTGGCCCTTGAAGGCAGTCGCTTTCAACGTTTCAACCAGTTGGGCACCGTCGCCCATATTGAGCTTGGTGGCCAGAGTTTGTGTCAGGGTGGTAAGTGCGTTACCCGTACTCATGCTGCTTTCCTTGTGTCCAATTGCTGGTGCACCAGGGCAACCAGACGATCATTGATGAATTCAACCAGGGGGCTGATGTCGACACGCTCCCGGCGAGAAACCCCCGCAATCACGCGACGCTCGCCCAAGGCGTGCGCGCTCTGGATCGTGTCCACCTGATCCTCGAAAAAGGTAACGGCCAGCTCGATATCGACGCCTTCGAGTTCGACCGTCACCGCGTACTCTTCAACGCGCATCATTGCCCCCAAGGCAGCATCACAGCCGACAGTGCCAGCACACCGGCGCAGAACCAGCCGACATGCTTGTGTTCAAAAACAAAAAAGGCCGCAATGGCGACCTGGATACGATGCGCTTTCAGCCAGCGCTGTCTGGGCATGTGGTCGACCATCGCGGTCTCCTTCACGGTTGTTAGATGGCCATGGGCCGGGATGTTTCGCTACTGATATCGCCAAGGATCGCGTCGATATTGCGAATCACTGCAGCGAGATACGGGTCTTGCAGATCAGAAACCGGTGGCGCAGGTCGCGTGATGCTGACGCGCAACCTTGCGGGCGCCTGCCTTTCCGGCAACGCGCTCGGCACAAACGAGATTGCTATCAGGCGTTGGGCCGGTTGTGATGCGGACCCACTTGCCGGATTTGGTCTGCAGGTAATGTGCATGCATGCTTGCTCCAAAAAAAATGCCCGGGGGTTAGCCGGGCAGAAGAGGGTATTTATCAGTGCACACGCACTGGGCAGCGCCCTGACGGTGGTCAGAACAATCGGCATGATTTCAGACGGGTATGGATGCCAAGGCGCTGCCCGCTGCATGCGGGGCTTGCCGGTTACGTATCCGGCGCGGGATTTAACCGACGTCTTTCCAGTGCCGTTGTCGCATCAACGGTGAGGTGTGGTGCGTATGGCAACCCACATGAGAGCGGGCCGGGCTTGATTCCGGCTACAGGGGCATGGCCAGCCTTTCGGCGCGTCGGTCATACACAAACGTGCATCGCCCTGTCAGTCTCCGTCTTGGCGTGTCCTTCCACGCCGCCGCTCTCATGTGCCGGCTGTTTCCAACCGGCGCCATCAACACTCCCCGCAATTCGATCTCCGCGACTGGTCAGTACCATCAGCAAGTTAAACCCAGCGGGCGTTCATGCTGCGCGACGACACAGAGAGTGTTGTCTTCCCCATCGGCCACGTGCTGAGTTAACAGGCGGTGCCGTCATTTGCGCCTCTCGGGTGAGGCGATTTCCCGTAGGCCGAAGCTGGAAGGGACTGGAGCAGATTGTTAAGGAGCGGTGCGCGGTGTGTTGCGCTGGGGTGAGGTAAATGTAAACCATGGTTAGTATTTATGGCAAGTGTGGTTAGCTAAATAATGTGAACCATGGTTAGCATTTCAGACGAGCGGCAGTTTGGTGTTTAGTGGAGAGTTGCAGGCGGACGTGAAAAAGCCCGCGAATGCGGGCTAGATATGAAAAGCCCCGCCGGAGCGGGGTTGATTTTTGCTTCAAACCTCATTGATTGTTGCTTGGGGTTTCTTTTTCGAGTTGCCACGCTTTGTGCCAGATTTTGGTCGACCAGATGCTGTGCGCCATGGAAAGTCCATTGGGATTGGGACATTTAGTCTAAATGACTGCAATATGCTTTCTATTTCTCTGGCCACCATTGGGCTCGCAATACTCGTAAGATAAGCCGCGAATGACTCTGACTTTGCCAGTTCTGCCGCCTGTTCTTTCGTCAATTCTGTCTGAATCGGGTAGTAGGAAGCTAAAAATTTCGATAACAGAGTGAACTGGCGTACAGAAGCTTCCCCATCTTCCGGGATGCTTGTCGCCTCGCAACGCACAGTCAAACGAAGCAGGAAGCGCCCCTCGCCCGAGATCTCCACCTCTGCTTCTTGGTTTAGCGAAAAATTACCCTGTGAAGACGTGGTTGAATTCTTTTCTACACGGTCCCCCTCGACGGAAAGCAATGTGAATCGCTTCATCGCGCAGAGTGGAATAGAGATAGTGTCGCTCATTGAATATTGATCCTTGGCGTAGCTATGCGAACAAGGTTCGATTCAAAAGAAAAATGTTCCCCGAAGGTATCTTGAGGGCCGAGTTGATAACTCGTATCGTAGGTCTGTTTCGCAGGAAGAGAAGACAACCCCTTGATTGACTCAAGGATTTTTGCACTCTCGCGTTCTGTGTGCTCGCCGTAATCCAGGAACTGAACTAATGCTTTGACCATTAGGTCATTCAGTGTTGTTTTGTGACGCGCTGCGCATGTAGCAGCTTTGCGATGGACTTCTGGCGTCACCCTAACCTGGAAAACCCCTTTAAACGGTTTTTTGGGTTCGCGTCCAAGGGCTTTACAAGTGGCGAGGTAGTCTTCCACAGCCTCTTCAAACTCCCGCTGAATTCCGCCACCTAGATCGGACGACTCAAAGGTCACCAAATCTTCAATGTAAAGAATTTTCCCGCGAACTCTTGTCATGTCGTCGCTTAGTTCGGCGACAGCTTCAAAATCTTTGTATTTTAAAATAGCCATGGCTAGTCTCAGATGAGATCGTGTTCGTGCAGATGGTCCAGAATGTCGACAACACAACCTTTGTCTACATTCGGGCTAGGATGCGGTTCGTGACAACTGATCAGCAAATCTAGATCCTTGTTGTAAAATTTGCGACGAGAACCCGAACCATTGAGCACCTCGTAGCCAATGTGCCGCATTGCCGAAACCAAATCGCTCCACTTCAAATCTGAAGGGGGCGGTTTTCTTCGCATCTTGTCGAACGTGTTTTTATGTTTGGACATCAAATATACCGACGCTTGCGCCGTTTGTAACTAGAAAATAGTTACGGCAAGTCAAAAGGGCAAGTGCGTTCGTCGTAAAAACACGATGAATCACCGCTAAAATTACTGGGGGCTTGTAGGTCCAGCGACTTACATTCCGCACCGATTGCAAGCATTTGCTGCATTTCGACCAACAGTGACCTTGTTTTACTCTCCAAGCGGCCCGGCCTAAATCTCGCCACTCACGCCAACCACTCGCCCGATCACGAGCAGAATCCCCGCACATCAGCCGACACGTGCCGATCAAATATTAAATGACACCGATACCACGAGCCCTACCAGATGCACGGTATCCAGCTCATCGGCCGGAATCACCACATCCTTGTACGCCGCCTGGTTGTCCGAACGCACAAGCAGCGATCCGTCGAACTGCTTGATCAGGCGCTTCACATAGCATTCGCCATCGCGACAAATCACATGCACCTTGCCGCTCAAAATCTGAGACTGCTTGTGAACGATCACACTAGCGCCCTCGGGGATGGTAGGCATCATGCTGTCGCCGACGACCACGATCGAAAATAAATCGGCCGGATTAAGACCTTCGCGCTTGGCCCACCCCGCACGGCAGTAGTTAGGCTGCCCCAATTCATCGACAGCGAACACTATCTGGCCGGTCCCGGCCGACGCCTTTAGCGTATAGCGTGGCACTTCAAATATGTCGTGCTCTGCTTCGTCCAGGTTATTGATGGTGCGCACCGGCCGGAAAGGCGTTTGAATCGCAGGACCGAAATCTTCCTTTAGCATTTCTCCCTTCCCACTGGCGAGCCATGCTGCAGAGACCCCAAGGGCCGCTGCCGCCTTGATCAAATTCTCTCCCTCAAGGCTCCGGGTTCCATCATTGAACCATTTAGTTATGCCAGCAGAGCTGATTCCCACTTGGCGGGATAACCAAGCCTGATTGATTCGTTCTGTCGGTCGACGTTCTGCGGCCGATTTAAGCGCAAGGCGCAAGCGTTCAGATAGGGAGCTCATGCGAACTGAGGTTAACAAACCGTTCGCTAGCTGTGGCTTGCATATAGTGCTAACCATGGTTACTATATCTCCATGAAGACGCTAACCGTAATTAAATTCTTTGGTGGTGATCGTGGCGCGCAGGCAAAGATTGCCCGTGAGCTGCAGATATCGACCGCCGCAGTTGCGAAGTGGCCCAAGGACGGAGACGTCCCTGGTAGCAGTCTCGGCTCGCTTTTCCTGAAGTTCCCCGAGCTTTACAGGATGGAACTGGAAAAACAATCAACCTCAACAACCACAACCCCCGCCGCCACATCGGCGACCGGAGAAATCCAATGAGTGCATCTTTACCGAAGAGTGATGAAACGACACGCAAGTTAGAAGCCCAGCTCTTGCGCAGCCTTGCCGAGGTCGGTCAGGTCGAAGTGTCAGCGCGCATGGGCGTGAGCGAATCAACCCTGTCACGCATGAAGGGCGAGGACCTGCAACGCATTGCAAGTCTGGTTTCAGCGCTCGGTTTGAAGCTGGTGCGAACAGATGCATTGACGGTGGATCGCGCGGACTTCATTGCGGTAAAGCGCATGGCCCGGAACTGGCTTGATGCCGATCTGGCAAGCCTGGGGGAGGAGTTGTGACACAGATCATTAAAGCCTGGCTATACCGCGAATGGTGCTGGCTGAAGTTCAGCTACGCATGGAACCACGGCACGGTGATGGCGCCGCTTTACGAGTTTGAACTGCGCTTGGCGACTGAGCGTTACCAGCGTCTGACATCCAAATAGAAAAAGCCCCTTAGACCGGACAGTCGAGTAGGGG
This genomic interval from Silvimonas soli contains the following:
- a CDS encoding DUF4406 domain-containing protein is translated as MKRIYVAGPMTGLADLNFPAFHAEATRLRSLGYVAINPAEINPDPADAWTDCMRADIAQLVTCDAIALLPGWQHSRGASLERYIAASLGLRCAPAHEFDGSDLLVAA
- a CDS encoding phosphoadenosine phosphosulfate reductase family protein, with the translated sequence MEHNVISVSGGKDSTALLLLALERQPENLQAVFADTGNEHPQTYDYVRYLSEVTGVPIRWVKADFSRQMEGKRKFVAEKWPAMDVPDDQVQRALAVLQPTGNPFLDLCIWKGRFPSSQAAFCSEELKRNPIQKQVQNPLLDAGDDVMSWQGVRADESPRRALLTELEFVRKSGAGGELWNVRPILRWTADECFAMHRKHGVEHNPLYEQGMGRVGCMPCINCRKDELLAISKRFPEEISRIAEWEQIVSQASKRGSSTFFAAANLGITDNDSSVLDQANVHKFVEWAQTSRGGKQFDAFRVLDDGPLCSSIYGLCE
- a CDS encoding single-stranded DNA-binding protein, with protein sequence MASLNKVLLIGNLGRDPEVRYTPAGDAVCNFSIATTDRWKDKQGQQQEKTEWHNITMYRRLAEIAGQYLKKGSSVYIEGRIQTRKWQDKQTGADRYTTEIIADQMQMLSGRGGAGGEQHDEQAPPDDGYENHKPAANQHSNRPQNKPGPARNFDDFEDDIPFLSGCAWHDPLFKRHTFTE
- a CDS encoding lambda exonuclease family protein codes for the protein MEQRSPEWFAARLGKVTASRVADIMARTAKGYAASRQNYMAELLCERLTGCREDKFVNAAMARGTEKEPEARAIYMLRSGELVLEEGFVVHPELPEDFGISPDGLIGSDGLLEIKCPQTWTHIETIRTGEIKKEYVIQMQAQMACTGRQWCDFVSFDDRLPEELAYFQTRVERDDAFIAEMMGEIRLFLSDLNATVHQLNLKAA
- the bet gene encoding phage recombination protein Bet, with the protein product MSTGNALTTLTQTLATKLNMGDGAQLVETLKATAFKGQVSDAQMTALLVVANQYGLNPWTKEIYAFPDKNNGIVPVVGVDGWSRIINGHPQFDGIEFDQDSESCTCRIFRKDRSHATSVTEWMSECKRANVGPWQSHPKRMLRHKAMIQCARLAFGYGGIFDQDEAERIAERDITPAPQAIGKQAANGKADDPRRDILLEAARNLAMEGNVDNLRTHFRNLTPEERAIIGTDEMAKLGAEAVAIAEKANTPIDVPFEEVV
- a CDS encoding type II toxin-antitoxin system HicB family antitoxin — protein: MAILKYKDFEAVAELSDDMTRVRGKILYIEDLVTFESSDLGGGIQREFEEAVEDYLATCKALGREPKKPFKGVFQVRVTPEVHRKAATCAARHKTTLNDLMVKALVQFLDYGEHTERESAKILESIKGLSSLPAKQTYDTSYQLGPQDTFGEHFSFESNLVRIATPRINIQ
- a CDS encoding type II toxin-antitoxin system HicA family toxin produces the protein MSKHKNTFDKMRRKPPPSDLKWSDLVSAMRHIGYEVLNGSGSRRKFYNKDLDLLISCHEPHPSPNVDKGCVVDILDHLHEHDLI
- a CDS encoding S24 family peptidase, with amino-acid sequence MSSLSERLRLALKSAAERRPTERINQAWLSRQVGISSAGITKWFNDGTRSLEGENLIKAAAALGVSAAWLASGKGEMLKEDFGPAIQTPFRPVRTINNLDEAEHDIFEVPRYTLKASAGTGQIVFAVDELGQPNYCRAGWAKREGLNPADLFSIVVVGDSMMPTIPEGASVIVHKQSQILSGKVHVICRDGECYVKRLIKQFDGSLLVRSDNQAAYKDVVIPADELDTVHLVGLVVSVSFNI
- a CDS encoding CII family transcriptional regulator; this translates as MSASLPKSDETTRKLEAQLLRSLAEVGQVEVSARMGVSESTLSRMKGEDLQRIASLVSALGLKLVRTDALTVDRADFIAVKRMARNWLDADLASLGEEL